Proteins from one Ipomoea triloba cultivar NCNSP0323 chromosome 1, ASM357664v1 genomic window:
- the LOC116015976 gene encoding uncharacterized protein LOC116015976 — translation MASKLLMITVFVLDLIAFGLAIAAEQRRSTADIKIHPDSEDEYSYCVYDSDIATGFGVGAFLFLMASQILIMVASRCFCCGRALSPGGSRACAVLLFIICWVTFFIAEVCLLAGSVRNAYHTRYRSSILRDDKQVSCETLRKGVFAAGAAFILFTGIISEFYYASYSKARGTPGQYSGAADIGMAAYK, via the exons ATGGCTTCCAAGCTGTTAATGATCACTGTCTTTGTGCTTGATCTCATAGCTTTTGGTTTGGCAATAGCTGCTGAGCAGAGGCGAAGCACA GCCGATATTAAGATTCATCCGGATTCTGAAGACGAGTACAGCTACTGTGTTTATGACTCAGACATTGCTACTGGTTTTGGTGTCGGTGCCTTCTTATTCCTCATGGCTAGTCAAATTCTTATAATGGTGGCAAGCCGCTGCTTCTGCTGTGGAAGGGCTTTGAGCCCTGGAGGCTCTCGAGCTTGTGCAGTTCTCCTGTTTATAATCTGCTG GGTCACATTTTTCATAGCCGAGGTATGCTTGCTGGCTGGTTCTGTGAGGAATGCTTATCACACAAGGTACAGATCATCGATCTTAAGGGATGACAAGCAAGTTTCCTGTGAAACATTGAGGAAGGGAGTCTTTGCAGCTGGAGCAGCTTTCATTTTGTTCACAGGCATAATCTCCGAGTTCTATTATGCTTCCTATTCCAAGGCCAGGGGTACCCCGGGACAATACAGTGGAGCTGCTGATATAGGCATGGCAGCATATAAATGA
- the LOC116014804 gene encoding uncharacterized protein LOC116014804 → MASKLLMISVFVVDLIAFGLAVAAELKRNTAQIHINTEYTYSYCVYDSDIATGFGVGAFLFLMATQFLIMVASRCFCCGRALIPGPSRTCALLLFIISWVTFFIASGFLLVGSVRNSHHTTDRVSFLLEDIPFSCETLRKGVFAGGAAFILFTAIISEFYYVSYSEARLLEVQDNTVQLLT, encoded by the exons ATGGCTTCGAAGCTGTTAATGATAAGTGTGTTTGTGGTTGATCTCATAGCTTTTGGGTTGGCAGTAGCTGCTGAGCTGAAGCGAAACACA GCACAGATTCATATTAACACTGAATACACTTACAGCTACTGTGTTTATGACTCAGACATTGCTACTGGTTTTGGTGTGGGTGCCTTCTTATTCCTCATGGCTACTCAATTTCTTATAATGGTGGCAAGCCGCTGCTTCTGCTGTGGAAGGGCTTTGATCCCTGGACCCTCTCGGACTTGTGCACTTCTCCTATTTATAATCTCCTG GGTCACATTTTTTATAGCCTCGGGGTTCTTGCTGGTTGGTTCTGTGAGGAACTCTCATCACACAACCGACAGAGTATCTTTCTTATTAGAAGACATACCATTTTCCTGTGAAACATTGAGGAAAGGAGTGTTTGCAGGTGGAGCAGCTTTCATTCTATTCACAGCCATAATCTCTGAGTTCTATTATGTTTCCTATTCCGAGGCCAGGCTACTCGAGGTCCAGGACAATACAGTGCAACTGCTCACATAG